A single window of Malus sylvestris chromosome 5, drMalSylv7.2, whole genome shotgun sequence DNA harbors:
- the LOC126624665 gene encoding uncharacterized protein LOC126624665, translating to MNCCCTRGMHTESDHMNTKTMRLPPRRISTTNASNNTNSNNKRKEKEGDFDALQRTKTLKLSPPPQAKPSEPAQPPGQLLAGYLAHEFLTRGTLLGQPWDPSRAEPAPSGVSSSKIEAEPKFESLERYVEVADLLKTEGAHLAGVVNPTQLAGFLQL from the coding sequence ATGAACTGCTGCTGCACACGTGGCATGCACACAGAGAGCGATCATATGAACACCAAAACGATGCGTTTGCCACCTCGTCGGATTTCGACGACCAATGCGTCAAATAATACCAACAGCAACAACAAGCGCAAGGAGAAGGAGGGTGACTTCGACGCGCTCCAGCGGACCAAGACGCTCAAGCTGTCCCCACCACCCCAAGCCAAGCCGTCCGAGCCAGCCCAGCCGCCCGGTCAGCTCCTGGCTGGCTATCTGGCGCACGAGTTCCTCACCAGGGGCACCCTCCTCGGGCAGCCGTGGGACCCGTCCCGAGCCGAGCCGGCTCCTTCGGGAGTCAGCAGCAGCAAGATCGAAGCCGAGCCGAAGTTCGAGAGCTTGGAGAGATACGTGGAAGTCGCTGATTTGCTGAAAACGGAGGGGGCCCACTTGGCTGGCGTTGTGAATCCAACTCAGCTCGCTGGGTTTTTACAGTTGTGA